A section of the Polyangium spumosum genome encodes:
- a CDS encoding RNA recognition motif domain-containing protein, with product MAEDSRKLFVAGLPDSITEDVLRGLFEATGGSVVEVSLPKDRATGRPRGFGFVTLATSEEANAARESLDGSFQGGKSISVRPFQAEPPRREGGMGGPRPMGGAGGAGMGGGGPAGAAPDRTLYVGNLPYDASIEEVESMITSAGGGPVVRVHLPMDADGRKRGFGFVTMASAEAAKGAIEALRGVDVRGRRLVVNLAHPKGERPAGAERPGGGYGGGGGYGGGGGGYGGGGGGGGGGYGGGGGGGGPSGYAPAPPPPPQRKTFDDRRRRGGGGGHDGDGPGGGGGRRNNKNWGRDDDWRDTGKDDE from the coding sequence ATGGCTGAAGATTCTCGTAAGTTGTTCGTAGCAGGACTGCCCGACTCCATTACCGAAGATGTTCTCCGCGGGCTCTTCGAGGCGACTGGTGGCAGCGTCGTCGAGGTGAGCCTGCCGAAGGATCGCGCGACGGGTCGGCCGCGCGGTTTCGGGTTCGTGACGCTCGCGACGAGCGAAGAGGCGAACGCCGCTCGTGAGTCGCTGGACGGCTCGTTCCAGGGCGGCAAGTCGATCTCCGTGCGGCCCTTCCAGGCCGAGCCTCCGCGCCGTGAAGGCGGCATGGGTGGCCCGCGGCCGATGGGTGGTGCAGGAGGTGCTGGCATGGGCGGCGGTGGGCCTGCTGGGGCAGCGCCTGACCGCACTCTCTACGTCGGCAACCTCCCGTACGACGCGAGCATCGAGGAAGTCGAGTCGATGATCACCTCGGCGGGCGGAGGTCCCGTCGTGCGTGTGCACTTGCCGATGGACGCAGACGGACGCAAGCGCGGCTTCGGGTTCGTCACGATGGCGAGCGCCGAGGCTGCGAAGGGCGCGATCGAAGCGCTGCGCGGCGTGGACGTGCGTGGCCGTCGGCTCGTCGTCAACCTCGCGCATCCGAAGGGCGAACGTCCGGCAGGCGCGGAGCGTCCCGGCGGCGGTTACGGCGGCGGCGGCGGCTACGGCGGCGGCGGCGGCGGTTACGGCGGCGGCGGCGGCGGCGGCGGCGGCGGGTATGGCGGCGGTGGTGGTGGTGGTGGGCCGAGCGGCTACGCCCCTGCGCCTCCTCCGCCTCCGCAGCGCAAGACGTTCGACGATCGTCGTCGTCGTGGCGGCGGCGGCGGTCACGACGGGGACGGCCCTGGAGGTGGCGGCGGACGTCGCAACAACAAGAACTGGGGCCGCGACGACGACTGGAGGGACACCGGAAAAGACGACGAGTGA
- a CDS encoding MogA/MoaB family molybdenum cofactor biosynthesis protein, with the protein MSTKEEFEVFRVATFTLSDTRTPSDDVGGRVLVDRLRAAGFSITSHVILREEPDELRASITHVCDADLADAIVLTGGTGIAPRDRTIEVVEGMLDKTIDGFGEAFRRLSWEQIGPRAILSRAIAGVVRGKVIAALPGSPSAVELAVDALLAPTLSHAIALASGRGGKHAAHGHHGKHGRKH; encoded by the coding sequence ATGAGCACCAAAGAAGAGTTCGAGGTTTTCCGCGTCGCCACGTTCACCCTGAGCGACACGCGCACGCCGAGCGACGACGTGGGGGGGCGTGTCCTCGTCGATCGCCTGCGCGCCGCGGGCTTCTCGATCACGAGCCACGTGATCCTGCGCGAGGAGCCGGACGAGCTCCGCGCGTCGATCACCCACGTATGCGACGCGGACCTCGCCGACGCGATCGTGCTGACGGGCGGCACGGGGATCGCTCCGCGCGACCGGACGATCGAGGTCGTCGAGGGCATGCTCGACAAGACGATCGACGGCTTCGGCGAGGCGTTCCGCAGGCTCTCGTGGGAGCAGATCGGGCCCCGCGCGATCCTGTCGCGCGCGATCGCCGGCGTGGTGCGGGGCAAGGTGATCGCAGCGCTGCCGGGCAGCCCGAGCGCCGTCGAGCTCGCGGTGGACGCGCTGCTCGCGCCGACGCTCTCGCACGCGATCGCGCTCGCGTCGGGTCGAGGCGGCAAGCACGCCGCGCACGGCCATCACGGCAAGCACGGGAGGAAACACTGA
- the moaC gene encoding cyclic pyranopterin monophosphate synthase MoaC has protein sequence MKELFSFEAEEIGPALDLVPLAARRALDHAGLRLPLEGWRSLSLEDRRRITRAGAEEIVDVPSVAAIVQQAYPPALPMPLGGDPSPDHLPEGLLLALPAGRAFDLRTWASLSGLARFSLVHCLRRASKRGDPSILAAALDVLAPEAAPQKADATSLSSHLGPRGDVRMVDVAEKAPSQRRAVAVARVRMRPETASRLARGDTPKGEVLATARIAGIMAAKRTPELIPMCHAIALTHVAIALDVDEAGARVTITASAEATDRTGVEMEAMVAASMAALTLYDMLKGIDREMVVEDVMLVEKSGGRSGHFRRKP, from the coding sequence GTGAAGGAACTGTTTTCATTCGAAGCCGAAGAGATCGGGCCCGCGCTGGATCTCGTCCCTCTCGCCGCGCGCCGCGCGCTCGATCACGCGGGCCTCCGGTTGCCCCTCGAAGGGTGGCGCTCCCTCTCGCTCGAGGATCGAAGGCGCATCACCCGCGCAGGCGCCGAGGAGATCGTCGACGTGCCGTCCGTCGCCGCGATCGTGCAGCAGGCCTACCCGCCCGCGCTCCCCATGCCTCTCGGCGGGGATCCGAGCCCCGATCACCTGCCCGAAGGCCTGCTCCTGGCCTTGCCCGCGGGCCGCGCGTTCGACCTGCGGACGTGGGCCTCCCTCTCCGGCCTCGCGCGTTTTTCTCTCGTGCACTGCCTCCGCCGCGCGTCGAAGCGTGGGGATCCGTCGATCCTCGCGGCCGCGCTCGACGTGCTCGCGCCCGAGGCCGCTCCGCAGAAGGCCGACGCGACGAGCCTCTCCTCGCACCTCGGCCCGCGCGGCGACGTGCGGATGGTCGACGTCGCCGAGAAGGCGCCCTCCCAGCGTCGCGCGGTCGCCGTCGCGCGCGTGCGCATGCGCCCCGAGACCGCATCTCGCCTCGCGCGTGGCGATACACCCAAGGGCGAGGTGCTCGCGACCGCGCGTATCGCCGGCATCATGGCCGCCAAGCGCACGCCGGAGCTCATCCCGATGTGCCACGCGATCGCCCTGACGCACGTGGCGATCGCGCTCGACGTCGACGAGGCGGGCGCGCGCGTCACGATCACCGCGAGCGCGGAGGCCACGGACAGGACCGGCGTGGAGATGGAAGCGATGGTGGCGGCGTCGATGGCCGCGCTGACGCTCTACGACATGCTCAAGGGCATCGATCGCGAGATGGTCGTGGAGGACGTGATGCTGGTGGAGAAGAGCGGCGGCCGATCGGGCCATTTCCGGAGGAAGCCGTGA
- the rpmG gene encoding 50S ribosomal protein L33, producing the protein MRDIIKLTCANCSRANYHTTKNKRTMSDKFVIKKFCPVCRKHYEHKEGKISKG; encoded by the coding sequence ATGCGCGACATCATCAAGCTGACGTGCGCCAATTGCAGCCGGGCGAACTACCACACGACCAAGAACAAGCGGACGATGTCGGACAAGTTCGTCATCAAGAAGTTCTGTCCGGTCTGCCGCAAGCACTACGAGCACAAGGAAGGCAAGATCTCGAAGGGCTGA
- a CDS encoding acyl-ACP desaturase, translating to MAEHFNIERLMDSSGRVDLSDIDWSEVPKHPMTPEAIRCLRYFLLTENSTFFYVKALMSTDAVYEEPEIAPFLCVWMYEEEFHGRAFRRFMEALGEPLSPTYRRDMFLSRSPGERLDEFGQNMLGKIFPDHWPAVHMTWGTIQEFTTYSAYQALIERIDHPILNKICQRIMKQELRHYAFYREHAKRRLARDPMTRKIVSTAIKLAWTPVGDGMCPKEEVVHAIRFLLDGVGSKSIARVEQKIRELPGLEWFDLFTKFCERHDIREAPDAWFPRNFRTRAPKIEAAEPASMYDAE from the coding sequence ATGGCGGAGCACTTCAACATCGAGCGCTTGATGGATTCGTCCGGCAGGGTGGACCTTTCGGACATCGACTGGTCCGAGGTCCCGAAGCACCCGATGACGCCCGAGGCGATCCGTTGCCTGCGGTATTTCCTGCTGACGGAGAACTCGACCTTCTTCTACGTCAAGGCCCTCATGTCCACGGACGCCGTGTACGAGGAGCCGGAGATCGCGCCTTTCCTCTGCGTCTGGATGTACGAGGAAGAGTTCCACGGACGTGCATTCCGCAGGTTCATGGAAGCGCTGGGCGAGCCCCTCTCCCCGACCTACCGGCGCGACATGTTCCTGTCGCGTAGCCCCGGCGAGCGGCTCGACGAGTTCGGCCAGAACATGCTCGGGAAGATCTTCCCGGACCACTGGCCCGCCGTGCACATGACCTGGGGCACGATCCAGGAGTTCACGACCTACAGCGCCTACCAGGCGCTCATCGAGCGGATCGATCATCCGATCCTGAACAAGATCTGCCAGCGGATCATGAAGCAGGAGCTGCGGCACTACGCGTTTTACCGCGAGCACGCGAAGCGCCGCCTCGCGCGTGATCCGATGACCCGCAAGATCGTCTCCACGGCGATCAAGCTCGCCTGGACGCCCGTCGGCGATGGTATGTGCCCCAAGGAAGAGGTCGTGCACGCGATCCGCTTCCTGCTCGACGGCGTGGGCAGCAAGTCGATCGCGCGCGTCGAGCAGAAGATCCGCGAGCTGCCCGGGCTCGAGTGGTTCGACTTGTTCACGAAGTTCTGCGAGCGCCACGATATCCGGGAGGCGCCCGACGCCTGGTTCCCGCGGAACTTCCGCACCAGGGCCCCGAAGATCGAGGCCGCCGAGCCCGCGTCGATGTACGACGCGGAGTGA
- a CDS encoding molybdenum cofactor biosynthesis protein MoaE, with protein MSAPRIRREALSLDEVVQIVARPEAGAIATFLGVVRNTNDGRSVSLLEYEAYGTMAEAEFARILEELEREIPEVRVAATHRIGALHVGDAAVVCAASAPHRGEAFRACRELIDRIKARLPIWKREHGPDGPYWVGWEDARCAPDHGEHAFHGHAHHGHARDDEER; from the coding sequence GTGAGCGCGCCGCGTATTCGCCGCGAGGCCCTCTCGCTCGACGAGGTCGTCCAGATCGTGGCGCGCCCCGAGGCCGGCGCGATCGCCACCTTCCTCGGCGTCGTTCGCAACACGAACGACGGCCGCAGCGTGAGCCTGCTCGAGTACGAAGCCTACGGCACGATGGCCGAGGCCGAGTTCGCGCGGATCCTCGAGGAGCTCGAGCGCGAGATCCCAGAGGTCCGTGTCGCGGCCACGCACCGCATCGGCGCGCTCCACGTGGGCGACGCCGCCGTCGTCTGCGCCGCGAGCGCACCGCATCGCGGCGAGGCGTTTCGCGCGTGCCGCGAGCTCATCGATCGCATCAAGGCGAGGCTGCCGATCTGGAAACGCGAGCACGGGCCCGACGGGCCTTACTGGGTCGGCTGGGAAGACGCGCGCTGCGCCCCCGACCACGGCGAACACGCGTTTCACGGCCACGCGCATCACGGCCACGCGCGTGATGACGAGGAGCGCTGA
- the moaA gene encoding GTP 3',8-cyclase MoaA, translated as MAVTNDPAAEKRRSLPVLGARALVPTRVASGPPPRSVRVSVTDRCDFACTYCRPSRNDGYADGRLMTSAWKTMFEALRRAGVRRVRLTGGEPLVHPEIVSIVAHLASLGFEDLALTTNASQLAKLARPLRDAGLHRINVSIDTLDPDRFRAVTRGGDLGAVLAGIEAASEAGFPPIKLNTVVLRGVNDEELERILLWAWERRMLPRFLEVMPIAEGAKLVADHLVTAAEMRRALAAHLTAEEAVTDPGLGPAKYVRARHDPSLRVGFITGTSDTFCETCDRLRVSSTGVLRPCLATDDGVDAGAPARAGDAAAIVEDIGRAWAMKPDGTIWKGCTEETAAGVSMRAIGG; from the coding sequence ATGGCGGTGACGAACGATCCGGCCGCCGAGAAGCGGCGCTCTCTGCCGGTGCTCGGCGCTCGCGCGCTCGTGCCGACGCGCGTCGCGTCCGGGCCGCCGCCGCGCAGCGTGCGCGTCTCCGTGACCGATCGGTGCGACTTCGCCTGCACGTATTGCCGGCCCTCGCGGAACGACGGCTACGCGGACGGGCGCCTCATGACGTCGGCGTGGAAGACCATGTTCGAGGCGCTTCGCCGCGCGGGCGTGCGCCGCGTGCGGCTGACGGGCGGCGAGCCCCTCGTGCACCCCGAGATCGTCTCGATCGTCGCGCACCTCGCCTCGCTCGGCTTCGAGGATCTCGCGCTCACCACGAACGCCTCGCAGCTCGCGAAGCTCGCGCGGCCGCTGCGCGACGCGGGCCTGCACCGCATCAACGTCTCGATCGACACGCTCGACCCCGATCGCTTCCGCGCCGTCACGCGTGGCGGGGATCTCGGCGCCGTCCTCGCGGGCATCGAGGCCGCGAGCGAGGCGGGGTTTCCGCCCATCAAGCTGAACACGGTCGTGCTGCGCGGCGTGAACGACGAGGAGCTCGAGCGTATCCTGCTCTGGGCCTGGGAGAGGCGCATGCTCCCGCGGTTCCTCGAGGTCATGCCCATCGCCGAGGGGGCGAAGCTCGTGGCCGATCACCTCGTCACCGCCGCAGAGATGCGCCGCGCGCTCGCCGCGCACCTCACGGCCGAGGAGGCCGTCACCGATCCGGGCCTCGGTCCTGCGAAGTACGTGCGCGCCCGCCACGATCCGTCGCTCCGCGTCGGGTTCATCACGGGCACGAGCGACACGTTCTGCGAGACCTGTGATCGCCTGCGCGTCTCGTCGACGGGCGTCTTGCGACCTTGCCTCGCCACGGACGACGGCGTCGACGCAGGGGCACCTGCGCGCGCGGGGGACGCCGCGGCGATCGTCGAGGACATCGGGCGCGCCTGGGCCATGAAGCCCGACGGCACGATCTGGAAGGGCTGCACCGAAGAGACCGCGGCGGGCGTATCCATGCGCGCGATCGGCGGGTAG
- a CDS encoding patatin-like phospholipase family protein: MRALSLPGCACRAAFQFGVLSRLVAAGERFDVVAGASSGSVSGAALVAGLADVGPDLWRSMAKTPVVSRRYLASERSPFGMSAVLRGALERFLPEEKLHGTEAELLVATTHARRFFAGRKDALVVHSNHERRDMHDVLVASCFIPVIYARVPRLDGEVHMDGGAADNTLIDALVARGATDITVISPFAGGKIARTLFSPEAPPTAPPHVRLRLLFPERPLRQRHFDFDPGPMEEALTMPHRSVIVEPRNRCTGSV, from the coding sequence GTGCGAGCGCTGTCCTTGCCCGGCTGCGCCTGCCGGGCGGCGTTCCAGTTCGGCGTGCTCTCGCGCCTCGTCGCCGCGGGCGAGCGCTTCGATGTCGTGGCGGGCGCCTCGTCGGGCTCGGTCTCCGGAGCCGCGCTCGTCGCAGGCCTCGCCGACGTGGGGCCGGACCTCTGGCGCTCGATGGCGAAGACGCCGGTCGTGTCGCGGCGGTACCTCGCGAGCGAGCGGAGCCCGTTCGGGATGAGCGCAGTCCTGCGCGGCGCGCTCGAGCGCTTCTTGCCCGAGGAAAAGCTCCACGGGACGGAGGCCGAGCTGCTCGTGGCGACGACACACGCGCGGCGCTTCTTCGCGGGGAGGAAGGACGCGCTCGTGGTGCACTCGAACCACGAGCGGCGCGACATGCACGACGTGCTCGTGGCGTCGTGCTTCATCCCCGTGATTTACGCGCGCGTGCCGCGGCTCGACGGGGAGGTGCACATGGACGGCGGCGCCGCGGACAACACCCTCATCGACGCGCTCGTGGCGCGCGGAGCGACGGACATCACGGTGATCTCGCCGTTCGCGGGAGGAAAGATCGCCCGCACGCTCTTCTCGCCCGAGGCGCCCCCGACAGCGCCGCCACACGTGCGCCTCCGCCTGCTCTTCCCCGAGCGCCCGCTGCGACAGCGGCACTTCGACTTCGATCCTGGCCCCATGGAAGAGGCGCTCACGATGCCGCACCGATCGGTCATCGTGGAGCCCCGTAACCGCTGCACCGGATCCGTATGA
- a CDS encoding prolipoprotein diacylglyceryl transferase yields the protein MAEPLIPYITLPEIPLGFLLDIPGLNKLFDAARPPSIKPFGTLVALGVYIGSVITMHRAKERNLDTKKMNEFIFWVVAAGFVGGHMLDAIFYHPERVARDPLYLLMLWDGLSSYGGFIGAMVGCFAYKYIKREKVLPYADVVVATFPIAWIFGRAGCSVVHDHPGRLSDAWFAVRYPMGSGWVGRYDLGLYEFVLTIPLALFVTWLWRRGPRPPGYFTGIICMAYAPVRFVLDFFREVEGASMIGGDPRYGGLTPAQWACFGLFALGAWFTFVLAKKDPEATGGAPPAAGKKKRKKKARPAESTPAAESGESGATGQES from the coding sequence GTGGCAGAGCCGCTGATCCCCTACATCACGCTCCCCGAGATCCCGCTCGGATTCCTGCTCGACATCCCCGGCCTGAACAAGCTCTTCGACGCGGCCAGGCCGCCGTCGATCAAGCCCTTCGGCACGCTCGTCGCGCTCGGCGTCTACATCGGCTCGGTCATCACGATGCACCGCGCGAAGGAGCGCAACCTCGACACGAAGAAGATGAACGAGTTCATCTTCTGGGTCGTCGCCGCGGGGTTCGTCGGCGGGCACATGCTCGACGCGATCTTCTATCACCCCGAGCGTGTCGCTCGAGATCCGCTCTACCTGCTCATGCTGTGGGACGGGCTCTCGAGCTACGGCGGCTTCATCGGCGCGATGGTCGGCTGCTTCGCGTACAAGTACATCAAGCGCGAGAAGGTCCTCCCGTACGCAGACGTCGTCGTCGCGACCTTCCCGATCGCCTGGATCTTCGGCCGCGCCGGCTGCTCCGTCGTGCACGATCATCCGGGCCGCCTCTCCGACGCGTGGTTCGCGGTTCGTTACCCGATGGGCAGCGGCTGGGTCGGCCGCTACGACCTCGGCCTCTACGAGTTCGTCCTGACGATCCCTCTCGCGCTCTTCGTCACGTGGCTCTGGCGTCGCGGCCCGCGACCGCCTGGTTACTTCACCGGCATCATCTGCATGGCGTACGCGCCCGTGCGCTTCGTGCTCGACTTCTTCCGCGAGGTCGAGGGCGCGAGCATGATCGGCGGAGATCCTCGGTATGGCGGCCTCACGCCCGCGCAGTGGGCGTGCTTCGGCCTCTTCGCCCTGGGCGCTTGGTTCACGTTCGTGCTCGCCAAGAAGGACCCGGAGGCGACGGGCGGCGCGCCGCCTGCGGCAGGCAAGAAGAAGCGCAAGAAGAAGGCTCGCCCTGCGGAGAGCACGCCCGCCGCGGAGAGCGGCGAGAGCGGGGCGACGGGTCAGGAGAGCTGA
- the glp gene encoding gephyrin-like molybdotransferase Glp → MLAYRDALARLLAAARPVAQERVSVDQAAGRVLAEDLVARAPMPAFDHSSMDGYAVRAADLEGDGPFELPVVGESSAGGETPALAPRSACRIFTGARLPEGADAVIMQEHVERRGDVIVIREAPKAGAWIRRRGSDLAEGAVAIARGTRMTPGHAALAAALDRPFVLVARRPVVTILCSGDELRSPGELGKPGSIAESNGVFVAAAARQIGAITRASAYVPDDLDVARAAVVEALRGSDLVVTIGGVSVGDRDVMRPAFEAAGVTLDFWKVAIKPGKPIVVGHAGDALVLGLPGNPASASLTWLLFGAPLVRALQGDASPLPRRERVVVAGSYERAPGREEFVRARLDTDAGAKRARLLPNQASGAVTSFAEAEVLVVVPASQGRVEDGSELEAIRIDAF, encoded by the coding sequence ATGCTCGCCTACCGCGACGCGCTCGCGCGCCTGCTCGCCGCAGCGCGGCCCGTGGCGCAGGAGCGCGTGAGCGTGGATCAGGCCGCCGGGCGCGTGCTCGCGGAGGACCTCGTGGCGCGCGCGCCGATGCCGGCGTTCGATCACAGCTCGATGGACGGCTACGCGGTGCGCGCCGCGGATCTCGAGGGAGACGGCCCCTTCGAGTTGCCCGTGGTCGGGGAGAGCTCGGCGGGCGGCGAGACGCCCGCGCTCGCGCCGAGGAGCGCGTGCCGCATCTTCACCGGCGCGCGGCTGCCCGAGGGCGCGGATGCCGTGATCATGCAGGAGCACGTCGAGCGGCGCGGAGACGTGATCGTGATCCGCGAGGCGCCGAAGGCGGGCGCGTGGATCCGACGGCGTGGATCGGACCTCGCCGAGGGCGCGGTGGCGATCGCCCGAGGCACGCGGATGACGCCGGGGCACGCCGCGCTCGCCGCCGCGCTCGATCGTCCCTTCGTGCTCGTCGCGCGAAGGCCCGTGGTGACGATCCTCTGCTCGGGTGACGAGCTCCGGTCGCCGGGCGAGCTGGGCAAACCCGGATCGATCGCCGAGTCGAACGGCGTGTTCGTCGCGGCGGCGGCGCGGCAGATCGGGGCGATCACGCGCGCCTCCGCGTACGTACCCGACGACCTCGACGTCGCGCGCGCGGCGGTCGTGGAGGCGCTACGCGGCAGTGATCTGGTGGTGACGATCGGCGGCGTGAGCGTCGGCGATCGGGACGTGATGCGGCCGGCGTTCGAGGCGGCGGGCGTGACGCTGGATTTCTGGAAGGTGGCGATCAAGCCGGGCAAGCCGATCGTCGTGGGCCACGCGGGAGACGCGCTGGTGCTCGGGTTGCCTGGCAACCCCGCGAGCGCGTCGCTCACGTGGCTGCTCTTCGGCGCGCCGCTCGTGCGCGCGTTGCAAGGGGATGCGTCGCCGCTGCCGAGGCGAGAGCGCGTGGTGGTGGCGGGCTCGTACGAGCGCGCGCCGGGCCGCGAGGAGTTCGTCCGCGCGCGTCTCGACACCGACGCAGGCGCGAAGCGCGCGCGGCTCCTGCCGAACCAGGCGTCGGGCGCGGTGACGAGCTTCGCCGAGGCGGAGGTGCTCGTGGTGGTGCCCGCGAGTCAGGGCAGGGTCGAGGACGGGAGCGAGCTCGAGGCGATCCGGATCGACGCGTTCTGA
- a CDS encoding MoaD/ThiS family protein, with amino-acid sequence MSNTVRLLAFAGARDVLGAAELSFPLDGPCTAEELLHHVCSRYPALVPYRRSIRVAVNGAYAQPGEEVRSGDEVALIPPVAGG; translated from the coding sequence ATGTCGAACACGGTGAGGCTGCTCGCGTTCGCGGGGGCGCGCGACGTGCTCGGAGCCGCCGAGCTCTCCTTTCCCCTCGACGGGCCGTGCACCGCGGAGGAGCTTCTTCACCACGTTTGCAGCCGATATCCCGCGCTCGTGCCGTATCGGCGCTCGATCCGCGTCGCGGTCAACGGCGCGTATGCGCAGCCCGGCGAAGAGGTCCGGTCGGGGGACGAGGTTGCGTTGATCCCGCCCGTCGCGGGAGGGTGA